ACGGCGTGCGATTGCGAATGATCAGCGTGTCGCGATGGGGCTGCATGCGAAAACCCAAAGCCCAGAAGAGCGAGTCGAGGTTCCGCGGATTGATGTCCTCGTCCACCGCGATCACGATCTTGCCGGTCGCGGGATGATAACCGACCATGCTGTGGAGCGCCTGCCAGACGTGAGCGGGGTTCATTTTCTTCATCCGGATGACGCAGATCTGGCGCACGGCGATCGAGTGAAAGACGACTTCGACAATTCCGGGAATATTGCACTGGTCGCGGAGAAAGCGGAGATAGTTTCCTTCCGCCGATACTTGCCGCATGACGCTCGATTCGCTCGGCGGGAGCTGGCTCACGATGCAGGCGAAGATCGGATCTTTCCGGTGCGTGATGCACTTCACCTCGAAGTACGGGTTCAGCATCTTTTCGCCGATGTAGCCGGTCGATTCGCCGAACGCCGCCTCGGGCTCGAGGTATTCGGTCGAGATCTCTCCTTCGATGACGATCTCCGCGCGCGCCGGGACGAGGAGATCGACCGTCTTGCAGCGCACGACTTCGATCGGGCCGCCGGCGAGGCCGCCGGCGATGTCCAGCTCGCTCACGCTGAGCGGCACGCGCGCCGGCGCGGTGTAGGCGACCGGCGGCGGCGCGCCGATCACGAGCGCCGCCGGAAGCGGAATCCCCTTTTGCTTGCATTTTCGCCAATGGTAGCCGCCGTGGTTGCTGGAGTTTAGAAAGACGCCGGTGCGCGTCGGGCTTTTGATCTGCCCGCGATAGTTGCCGACGTTGATGTTTCCGGTTTCGATGTCTTTGGTAAACCAGTGCGACGCGGTCGTGTAAGGCGCGCAATCGAAGCCGGGGGTGGAGATCGGGATGGGAAATTCGCCCAGGCCGCCTTTTTCGAGCAAGGTCGCGCCCGTGTGGACTTCTTCGTGCACGGGCGCTTTATCGACGATTTTGGGCGCGATGGGCGAAGCTTCTGCCTTGGTCCAGCGATCGACGATTTCCTCGGGCTGGCATTGCAGACCGAAGCCGTAGATCTGTCGCGACGCCGCGAGGCAGCCGACCGCGACGGGGATATCGTATTTTCTTCCCTTAACATCGGTGACGTGAGTAAAGAGAAACGCGCGCCGCTCTTCTTCGGGAAGGCCGCGGAATTGCCAGCGCACCAGCGGCATCAACTCGGTGTCCTTGTTGATCGCTTCGTCGATCTTCACCAACAGGCCCGCGTTCTCCAGCGCCTCGAGGTGCTCTCTCACGTCTTTGAAATAACTCACGTGGAAGACTTCCTGCTATATACTTTCGGGTAAGAACCAACTTACTGATAGCAATAAGCGGTCGGAAAGTAAAACAGGAGATTGACCTCCGGCGGCAAAGGCTTTAGCTTCACTCCGTGACTTTTCCGTTCGCCTTCATGATCGGCTTTTCGGTCGCCTCCATCCCGGGCCCGACCGGCGTTTTGATCGCGACTCAAACTCTCCGCCACGGCGCCGGAGCCGGGCTCGTCACCATGACGGCGCCGCTCGCGCTCGACGTATTCGTTATGATGCCGCTGGGACTCTTCCTGCAGACTTCTCTCTTCACCGGCAGCGGCGCCGTTGTTCTCGGTCTCGGCGGCGCGGCTTTTTTATTGTGGCTGGGAGTGGAATCGATTCGCGCGGGGATCAAACATGTGAACACCATCCGCGCGCCAGGCGCGGCACCGGCCGACAGCAAACGGGAATTGAGTCCTTTCCTAAAAGGGCTCGTCACTCACGTCACGAGTCCTTATCCATACCTCTACTGGTCGACCGTCGGCGGCTCGTTCATCTTGCAGGGCTTTGCCGACGGCGGCATCGCCGGCGCATCGTTGTTTCCCGTCGGTTTTTGGGTTGGGACTACAAGCTTCACGCTGATCCTTATCTATCTAGTCGCGCACGGAAAAAGACTGCTGCCACCCCGAGTCGAACCGTATTTTCACCACATATCCGGCGCCCTGCTGATCGGAAGCGGCATTTACTTGGGCTTCGCCGTGTGGCACGGTCTATTCTAAATTCATGGAGCCCGCGGTAAGAGTCGCACAAGAAGTGGTAGAGCACGGCGCCGCGCCGGACCTATGGCGAATAACATGGCGCATCGAGAACGTCGGCGACGGGCCGCTCAAGATTCTCGCGGCGCGCTGCCCGCATGGGAAGTTTCGCTGCGAGGAAAAAGAGCTGTCGCCTGCGCTCGATTTAGAAGTTAAAGAACGCGGCGAGATCGAGTTGGTGGTGCGATGCGAGGAACCGGCGGGATCGGTCATTGAAAATGCATTTTTGATCGTGCGAGCGCTCTGGGCGGGAAATCCTTGGCTGATCCTTGCGCGCCTCCGTGTCTCGGTGAACGGCGAAGGAACCCCGGCAGCGGCAACGGAACTGATCACGAGTCAACCGGTCGGCTTTTCACTGCGTGAGACTGCCGGCTGATGGTGAGCTTGCGCAATGACTGAACGAGAAAAATTGATTCTTCAGAAACTCCGCGGCTGACACAACAACTGAGGCCTCGGCTTCGAGGAGACCACGGGCATGGTCTCGAACTCCCTTCACGTCGATCTTCAGGATCTGCTGGAGACGATCAAGAGTATGCGCGCGAAATACGGCAAGAGCGCCGAGTATCAGAAACTGCGCCGCGACCTGCCGGACGACTGGCCGCTCTAGAAATAATGTTGAATTATGAATGATGAATTTTGAATTCAACATTCAAAACTCAAAATTCAAAATTGCCGTGGCGGACTAGCGGCGGTCCTCGGGGAGGCGGACCTCGGGTTGACGGAGGCGAAGCCGCTGGGTTCCGCTCCAGAATTCCCGCCTGCCCGTCATCGCCTGCACGTGCCCGTCCCACTCCAGGGAAAACGCCGTGAGGCCGAGCTTGACGGCGCACCGGACTTGTTCCTGCGTCTCGGCGTCCGTGGCAAAGCGGCCGATCGCCTCGATCTGGCGCAAGCCGTGGCCCGTATCCTGCTCGGCGTGCAGCCGGTAGGTCTCGGCGGCGCGAGGCGAGAAACCGTAATGCCCCGTCAGCTCCCGATAGACGTTGGCGGAAACTTTGTCGGGTCCGCCGAGTTGGCTTTCGACGAAGCTCAGCATGGCGACGCCCTCGAGCGCCGAGCGG
This window of the Candidatus Binatia bacterium genome carries:
- a CDS encoding UbiD family decarboxylase; its protein translation is MSYFKDVREHLEALENAGLLVKIDEAINKDTELMPLVRWQFRGLPEEERRAFLFTHVTDVKGRKYDIPVAVGCLAASRQIYGFGLQCQPEEIVDRWTKAEASPIAPKIVDKAPVHEEVHTGATLLEKGGLGEFPIPISTPGFDCAPYTTASHWFTKDIETGNINVGNYRGQIKSPTRTGVFLNSSNHGGYHWRKCKQKGIPLPAALVIGAPPPVAYTAPARVPLSVSELDIAGGLAGGPIEVVRCKTVDLLVPARAEIVIEGEISTEYLEPEAAFGESTGYIGEKMLNPYFEVKCITHRKDPIFACIVSQLPPSESSVMRQVSAEGNYLRFLRDQCNIPGIVEVVFHSIAVRQICVIRMKKMNPAHVWQALHSMVGYHPATGKIVIAVDEDINPRNLDSLFWALGFRMQPHRDTLIIRNRTPSMDPSAAPPGALEMGMHEMSGCSAILIDATRKWDYPPVSLPKKEFMERAKQLWERLELPKLRPQDPWFGYNLGAWSEEDEEEAELALKGEHYQTGEKAAKRRTPVK
- a CDS encoding LysE family translocator, coding for MTFPFAFMIGFSVASIPGPTGVLIATQTLRHGAGAGLVTMTAPLALDVFVMMPLGLFLQTSLFTGSGAVVLGLGGAAFLLWLGVESIRAGIKHVNTIRAPGAAPADSKRELSPFLKGLVTHVTSPYPYLYWSTVGGSFILQGFADGGIAGASLFPVGFWVGTTSFTLILIYLVAHGKRLLPPRVEPYFHHISGALLIGSGIYLGFAVWHGLF